TTGTGGTTGATGATGCCATTGTAATTGGGGAAAACATATTCAGGGAGCAGGAGCGTGGCGTACCGCCCTTGCGTGCCGCAGTTGAAGGAGCCACGCGCCTCTGTGCGCCTGTGACCTTTGCGGTATTTACGACAATCGCAGCGTTTTCGCCAATGCTGTTTGTACCGGGGTCAATGGGCAAGTTAATGCAATCTATCCCGACGGTTGCCATTACTGTTCTGTTATTTTCCCTGATTGAATCGCTCTTTATCCTGCCGGCACATCTCTCGCACATGAAAAAGAATGCAAACCCTGGCAGGGTCATGCAGCGCCTACAATGGATCCAGTCTGCTATAACGCAGGCCCTGGAACGCTTCATCCATGGTCCGTTAGATCGAATACTGCGACTCACCACGCAGCGTTATGCTCTTGTGCTGATCGGTTCGGTGGCTCTGATCGGTCTGTCACTCGCATTCGTGCGTGGTGGATTGATTCAGTTCATTTTTATCCCTGAAATTGAAGGCGAAGTCGTAACGGCACGCATTGAGATGCCGTTGGGTACTCCGGCTGAGCGAACGCAGCAGATTGCCGAACTACTGGAAGCGAAGGGGCATGAAACTGCCGCCGAATTGCAAGCCAACCTTCCAGAGAATCACCCGCCTCTGGTGACAAATACGATGACCTTGGTCGGTGACCAGCCCTCCCTCGGGTTGAATCCGATGGCGGCTGATCAACATAAGATCATCCAATCCCATCTAGGTGAGGTCAGCTTTGAATTGGTCAACGCCGAAATACGAAAGCTCCCTGCACTTGAATTTGAAGAAGCATGGCGTGAAAAAGTTGGCGAAATTCCCGGTGTAAACTCTCTCGTTTTCCAGGCTGCACTGCTCTCCCTCGGAAGCAGCATTCGGGCAGAACTGAGTGCGCCCACTGCCCAGGCGCTGGCACAGGCAACAACGCACTTCCGGGAGGAGCTGACGAATATTGCAGGGACCTCTAATATCGACGATGATCAAGACAGGGGAAAACGTGAAGTTCAGTTGGAACTGCTTCCAGAATCACGCCCCCTCGGACTGACTTTTGAAGACATGGCCCTGCAGGTACGCAACGCCTTCTTTGGTGCCGAAGCCCTGCGTATTCAGAGAGGACGGGACGATGTCAGGGTAATGGTTCGCCTGCCAGAGGATGAACGCAACACTCCAGCCGACCTGCAGCGACTCCGTATTCGAACACCGGCCGGAGCCGAGATCCCACTTAGCGAAGTCGCTGAAGCGCGCTTTGGTACCGGCCCATCCACCATTCATCGACGCGACCGACGCCGCGTTGTAACCGTCACAGCGGATGTGAATGAAGAGCAAAATACACTGGGTGCGGTCATCAATCGCCTGGAATCGGAAGTCGTGCCGGCTATTCAGACGGATATTCCAGGTTTCCGCGTAAGCTTTGAAGGAGAGCAGAGGCAGCAAGCTGATGCTGTGAACTCGCTGACAAGAGGGTTCGTCATCGCATTGTTTGTGATGTACGCACTTTTGGCCATTCCCTTTCGTTCATATATCCAGCCATTCATCATTTTGGCCGTGATCCCGTTTGGATTTATTGGTGCCCTGATTGGCCATATCGTCATGGGACTGAATCTGAGCATGCTTAGCCTGTTTGGGATCGTGGCACTAAGTGGGATTGTAATTAATGACTCGTTGGTGCTTATTCACTACATCAATGAAAGGAGGCGGGAAGGGGTACCCATGGAAGAAGCTATCTGGGAAGGTGGGAAGGCTCGCTTCCGCCCAATCCTACTCACATCTGTAACCACATTCCTAGGTGTCCTCCCTCTTATACTTGAGCGGAGCACACAGGCACAGTTTCTCATTCCGATGGCAGTCAGCCTTGGGGTCGGTGTGCTGTTTGCTACGATCATCCTGATGATGCTGGTACCAGCGCTCATGATGTTGCATCATCGCCTCGACAGTTTGTTTCGCCGCGGATATGTGGACCAACCCGCTCAGCAGTCCGTGGATAGAGTCTCTGGATTCCGGGAATTCTAGAATTGGCGGGGCCTATCGTGGCCATTGATCTATGTCCAACCTCAACTGTGGTCATTCATGGCTTCAGCAACCCGTTGATAGATCTTCGGTGTCTATTCACGACGGAGCGCACCCACCACGGCTGGAAGCCTTCTTTGTGTTCGTAACCACTGTATGCCTGGACCGTAACTTCGGCAAAAATCTACGGCGTTTCGGGATTGAGAACTGATCCTTCCTGAATCCAGGTCCCGCCAAGGGATCTATGTACCGCTAAGCGGGCTTCGGCTAAGCTGCGGCGGGATTCCATTAATCCTATTTCCGAGAGGACAAGATTGCGCCGGGCATCCAGAAAGCCTAGATAGTCACCCGTTCCCCGAAGATAGCGAAGTTCCTGAATTTGAACTCTGTCATGGGCCGAAGCCTGGGCAGCTGTAAGGGACGCATGGCGCTCCTTCAATTTACCGTAGTTCACAAGCGCTGCCTCCACGTCCCGGAAGGCCATGAGCACGGTTTTCTCATACTGGAGCGCCAACTGTTCGTACTGGGCCCAAGCCACCCGAATGTTTGCTCGGATCCTACCGGCATTGAATATGGGGGCCGTCAAACCGGTGCCAAAAAGCCAGAAGTTCTGACTGGTCTTCACAATATCGGAGAGTGTGCTGCTCTGCGTACCAGCCGCTCCTGTCAGTGAAAAACTGGGGAATTGAACGGCGCGCGCGGCTCCGATGCGCTCACGGGCAGCTTCTAAACGCTGAAATGCCGCAACTACATCCGGCCGCCCCTGCAGCAAATCTGAGGGCAATCCGCTCGGTATCTCCTCCAACGCGTAAGTATAGGCGCTCTCGGGAACAAGCATGGTGTCCATCGGCATTCGGTAACTCCCCAGAAGCAGGCTCAGTCGCCCTCGGGTCGCATCCAACTGACTTTCGAGCACGGGCAGATCGGCTTTTGCAGCATGAAGTTGCTGCTGAGCGGCGTGGAATTCCAAAGGAGACACCAGCCCTCGCTCATACCGATCAGACAGGATCTCTGTACGTTCAGTCAGGATACGTACGCTTTCCTGTGTCAATTCGAGGGTGCGTTGACGAGCGGCAATCTCAAAATAGGTCGCAACCGTCTCCCCGATGACTCCCATGAGTACCGTACGAACGTCAGATTGTGTGGCAAAAAACTCCTGCAGTGCTGCGCGCTTCGTTCCGCGTACCCGGCCCCAAAAGTCTATTTCGTACGCGAACCCTAGTGAGGCACTATAGGTTGTATAATCGAACCGATCGGGAAATTCAGGTGCTCCTGGCACGCTGAAACGATCCCCTAACTGTCCCCCGATACCTATATTGGAAGGAGTATCCTGCTGATCGCGCCGCGCAGCCAGTTCCATGGACGGAAGCTGCTCAGACCGTGCGATACGAAATTGATTCTGCACTTCTGCCACGCGAGCCACAGCTACTCGAAGGTCCAGATTTCGTGCGATAACCGAATCCACTAACTGATTCAGGTATGGATCTCCAAAGCCGTGCCACCAGTAGTGCTGTGCACTCTGATCAGCAAGTGCAGCCGCTTCGAATTCTTCGGGGAGTGGCTGCAGCGGGTCCTCCAGACGTGGTGCCATTGAACACCCGACAAGACCCACAGTGACTAGCAAACCCACTACAAAAAAAGAGCGCACCCACCGAGATGTATGTGCTCCGACACAACATCCGCCCTTTGATTGTGGGGAGAAGGAAGTAACTGAATTGGTCATGCGTTTCGTTACAGCGCCCTTCTTCTAATGTTCCAGTGCCCTCGGCACTGCAGGAAGGTCTGCTTTGAAGTCTGTGTTGCCATGTGTGTGATGCACCGAACAAGTTTTTCGGGTGCCAGAGAATTTGCAGCGATGCAGTTTCCAGAGCGTCTGCATGCAAAATTAACAAAATAAAGAGTGGCAGAAAAGGTCGTCGGTATATTTCGCGTGATTCGACAACGATTGCAACATACGTCAGTGCGAAAGAAAGCGGCTCGTTCCAAACACAAACATGGCCGTCTTTGCACCTAGTTCAGGCCTGACAATTGATCCGAAGATGCCCTATGGAAGTTTACTGTTATCTTAGTGCCGAACAGTAGGTCAAGAAACCATGTCTCTCCCTATTAAACTCGTCACATGGAATGTCAATTCTGCACGTGCCCGACTCGTCAGGATCCTTGATTTCCTTGAGCGACATAATCCGGACATCGTTTGCCTGCAGGAAATCAAAGCCACGCAGGAAACATTCCCCTTTTCTGCCATCGAAGAAGCCGGGTATCAGGCATTCATCCATGGCCAACCCTCCTACAATGGGGTGGCCATTCTTGCCAGAGAAATAGTGGAGGATATCCGAACCGGACTTGACAACGAAGCGCGGGTCATCTCCGGCAGTGTCCATAATCTGCGTGTCGTCAACGTTTATGTACCCAACGGAAGACGAATTGGGATGCCAAAGCATGCCTACAAGCTTCGCTGGCTTGATACCTTGCGTAAATTCTTGGATGTGGAACGGGAGAAATACAAAGAGTTTATCCTGACGGGAGATTTTAATGTCGCTTTTGACGATCTGGATGTCGCCCACCCGGACAGCTGGAGGGATTCTGTCCTGTGCGATCCGGCAGCACGCGAAAAGCTGAATATCCTCATGGACCAGTTTTCGCTCTCGGATCTATTGCGCAAATATGCCAGAGGCCCTGGCGTATACACATGGTGGGATTTTCGTACACGAGGATTTGAATGGAATGACGGGGTACGGATTGACCATATCCTTGCAACCCCTGACCTTTCCGAGCTCAGCAGCAATGCCTGGGTCGATGTCGAAGAGCGTGATCTGGAGCGCCCTTCAGACCACGCACCGGTCCTGATGCGACTTTTCTCGGCCTCTCAGTGTGCTTGAAGCCAATTCGTACCCCTACCGACATTGACCTCAATTGGAATCCGGAGTTCTATGGCCTGAACCATACAGGTCTGGACGATCTCTTCCGCCTCTGCAAATTCCTGCTCGGGGACTTCAAACACGAGTTCATCGTGGACTTGCAGAATCGCCCGTGATCGCATGCCGGCATGTTGCAACTCCCGATCAATTGCAATGGCCGCCAACTTGATCATATCTGCCTGCGTCCCCTGTATTGGCATATTGACTGCAATCCGCTCGGCGGCAGCACGCACAGCACTATTACGGGCCTTTAGGTCTGGTAAATAACGGCGTCGCCCCATGAGCGTGGTGGCGAAGCCACGTTCCTT
The genomic region above belongs to Rhodothermaceae bacterium and contains:
- a CDS encoding TolC family protein, giving the protein MTNSVTSFSPQSKGGCCVGAHTSRWVRSFFVVGLLVTVGLVGCSMAPRLEDPLQPLPEEFEAAALADQSAQHYWWHGFGDPYLNQLVDSVIARNLDLRVAVARVAEVQNQFRIARSEQLPSMELAARRDQQDTPSNIGIGGQLGDRFSVPGAPEFPDRFDYTTYSASLGFAYEIDFWGRVRGTKRAALQEFFATQSDVRTVLMGVIGETVATYFEIAARQRTLELTQESVRILTERTEILSDRYERGLVSPLEFHAAQQQLHAAKADLPVLESQLDATRGRLSLLLGSYRMPMDTMLVPESAYTYALEEIPSGLPSDLLQGRPDVVAAFQRLEAARERIGAARAVQFPSFSLTGAAGTQSSTLSDIVKTSQNFWLFGTGLTAPIFNAGRIRANIRVAWAQYEQLALQYEKTVLMAFRDVEAALVNYGKLKERHASLTAAQASAHDRVQIQELRYLRGTGDYLGFLDARRNLVLSEIGLMESRRSLAEARLAVHRSLGGTWIQEGSVLNPETP
- the xth gene encoding exodeoxyribonuclease III, translating into MSLPIKLVTWNVNSARARLVRILDFLERHNPDIVCLQEIKATQETFPFSAIEEAGYQAFIHGQPSYNGVAILAREIVEDIRTGLDNEARVISGSVHNLRVVNVYVPNGRRIGMPKHAYKLRWLDTLRKFLDVEREKYKEFILTGDFNVAFDDLDVAHPDSWRDSVLCDPAAREKLNILMDQFSLSDLLRKYARGPGVYTWWDFRTRGFEWNDGVRIDHILATPDLSELSSNAWVDVEERDLERPSDHAPVLMRLFSASQCA
- a CDS encoding efflux RND transporter permease subunit; translation: MKKAIAYMARNSVAANLLMLLILFLGLLNVSKIPQEVFQEASLDAVEIRADYRGASPEEVEDGVVRRIEEAIDGVDDIDQISSVASENVGVVTVNLELGADVDKALNDIKSNVDRINTFPAEVERPIVRELTNRRNVLQIAIYGNADEHTLKALAEQVKDELTALDEISFVRLIGVRDYEISIEVSKDALAAYGLRLSDVATAVRRGSLELPGGSLETRSEEILVRSKGQNYTARDFEEIIVLATPAGATVRLADLATVTDGFQDDDIIARFGGQPAVLVAISRTGDERVLDIAEATEEYLTGFRASVPDGISVDTWRNEHAYLKSRLNLLIKNGVVGFILVTLALVLSMNLHLALWTSLGLLVSFIGSFTVMALLGVSIDMTSLFAFIVAIGIVVDDAIVIGENIFREQERGVPPLRAAVEGATRLCAPVTFAVFTTIAAFSPMLFVPGSMGKLMQSIPTVAITVLLFSLIESLFILPAHLSHMKKNANPGRVMQRLQWIQSAITQALERFIHGPLDRILRLTTQRYALVLIGSVALIGLSLAFVRGGLIQFIFIPEIEGEVVTARIEMPLGTPAERTQQIAELLEAKGHETAAELQANLPENHPPLVTNTMTLVGDQPSLGLNPMAADQHKIIQSHLGEVSFELVNAEIRKLPALEFEEAWREKVGEIPGVNSLVFQAALLSLGSSIRAELSAPTAQALAQATTHFREELTNIAGTSNIDDDQDRGKREVQLELLPESRPLGLTFEDMALQVRNAFFGAEALRIQRGRDDVRVMVRLPEDERNTPADLQRLRIRTPAGAEIPLSEVAEARFGTGPSTIHRRDRRRVVTVTADVNEEQNTLGAVINRLESEVVPAIQTDIPGFRVSFEGEQRQQADAVNSLTRGFVIALFVMYALLAIPFRSYIQPFIILAVIPFGFIGALIGHIVMGLNLSMLSLFGIVALSGIVINDSLVLIHYINERRREGVPMEEAIWEGGKARFRPILLTSVTTFLGVLPLILERSTQAQFLIPMAVSLGVGVLFATIILMMLVPALMMLHHRLDSLFRRGYVDQPAQQSVDRVSGFREF